In Nasonia vitripennis strain AsymCx chromosome 2, Nvit_psr_1.1, whole genome shotgun sequence, a genomic segment contains:
- the LOC100121084 gene encoding histone-lysine N-methyltransferase EHMT2 isoform X1 — protein MSESDCMDTSSAVGSQKEDTEDEDMSSKSKLSIQQILEGMTNEFNNTPRKIQRSVVQVRKPEKPQPKVVEDSAKVIKVNKSLNNVQEEVKIVKENVPQKKVEKSPAKSEEPQKQEATNKSRIVLTFRTIDENTGQGKKTKISSCPSNLSLVPDELINCNQIGGVSVKIENFDEICDSVNKSDKEDSQKQSPGKNVKSPTASKEKKNEQNNLEKNVLEKEKPSPETEKSNSETVVENRKNGGDSVADKPPMESETITPVTRKARQKRLRELSVEPELKRSARRLSKESSKTTVLESAMARKEKFNYTEESTKRKYSKPGRPRKVLPEKKDTIPLLNPIEPQKVVAEKDSIPKKDTALKKDTLSKKESVAQKNNLSKKDNVPKKVEVSEVDVPPEKDIASKVDTSSPMKDDVSKSDISPRKDNLPKKNHIPKLTPLDSIKPISEKKAPIPKLNPLVPQKLISDKHLPKLPKLSPLNSPRFMIGKNKNNPKLDSSQKSNKYEGMPKLTPIIKNPEIVQQTFSQPSARTIKIVQDETLLENENEAFRKPVSMKLKRIKNRIQAISNARKLAKGITGESLPSTEEDMGSSDDAMLEENSTSTKRMRRHLIPSPSTAEGQASTPESTAILSKIRTGKPTKHEMQCLCEMRSQLFVTITSTESPLYCTAMDSIDNQIVGCCNEVDHDDVAMRRPSARIPYIILCRKHKERLIRHNCCPTCGLFCSQGKFVHCSNGHQYHRDCEMYYEKKPLCPHCGSYGLSFDVIITMAGKRKPVQPPLRKEFPKEPSAKISLPGSGDNTKLAEQQPVQKKSDEPLINPELVHIPEPTNNANVEKPERYTFISLYNAAKNGELQKLVNVLANGFNANHTFKEQGHRTGLHVAADKGFLACVHVLVQAGAQVDVLDRNQLSPLMLAAANGKADVVRYLMKVGADVTLKGEDGMTALHMAAKSGHLDVCQVILSECKVPRTLVDSVDDGGWTSLIWACEFRHADVARYLLNNKCDPLIRDSEQNIALHWSAFSGSSDITELLLNLGCDVNAVNVHGDTPLHIASRQDQYAVSVLLLSRGAKVGEVNAMGETAIDCCGGTGDTLNALQLNFKVNQRAEHMLEKTIKILTNDISRGKESNPVQCVNGFDSEDKPTDFVYVTESCFTSKVNVDRTITSLQSCRCEDNCSSDKCLCGNISLRCWYDDEGKLVPEFNYADPPMLFECNPACDCNKITCNNRVVQHGLTQRFQLFRTEGKGWGIRTLRHISKGSYVCEYVGEIISDSEADQREDDSYLFDLDNRDGETYCIDARRYGNLARFINHSCAPNLLPVRVFIEHQDLHFPRIAFFANRDIDADEELGFDYGEKFWIIKCKSFTCTCGAEICKYSDKTIQTTLDNYRKKVQAEEIRVAQQAAAKV, from the exons ATGTCTGAATCTGACTGCATGGATACCAGCTCAGCTGTGGGATCTCAAAAAGAAGATACTGAAGATGAAGACATGTCCAGCAAAAGCAAGCTGAGCATTCAGCAGATCCTTGAAGGCATGACAAATGAATTCAACAACACTCCAAGGAAAATTCAGAGGTCTGTAGTACAAGTGCGCAAGCCAGAAAAGCCCCAACCCAAAGTTGTTGAGGACAGTGCAAAGGTCataaaagtgaataaaagtttaaacaaCGTTCAAGAGGAGGTAAAAATTGTCAAAGAAAATGTACCGCAGAAGAAGGTTGAGAAGTCACCTGCTAAAAGTGAAGAACCGCAAAAACAAGAAGCTACCAATAAATCAAGAATTGTTTTGACATTCAGGACTATCGATGAAAATACTGGTCAGGGCAAAAAAACTAAGATCTCAAGCTGCCCATCCAATTTGTCCTTGGTACCAGATGAACTGATTAATTGTAATCAAATTGGTGGAGTGTCTgtcaaaatagaaaattttgaCGAAATTTGTGATAGTGTAAATAAATCAGATAAAGAAGACAGCCAGAAGCAGAGTCCTGGGAAAAATGTCAAATCTCCAACCGCAAgtaaagaaaagaagaacgaGCAAAATAATTTGGAGAAGAACGTTTTAGAGAAGGAAAAGCCATCGCCAGAAACTGAGAAATCGAATTCTGAAACAGTTGTTGAAAACCGAAAAAATGGAGGGGATTCAGTCGCTGATAAACCTCCAATGGAATCGGAAACAATCACACCCGTTACCAGGAAAGCCAGACAAAAGCGACTGAGAGAATTAAG tgTTGAACCAGAGTTAAAACGTTCTGCTAGACGTTTATCGAAAGAATCATCAAAAACTACAGTACTAGAAAGTGCAATGGCaaggaaagaaaaattcaattacacAGAAGAAAGCACCAAGAGAAAATACAGTAAGCCTGGAAGGCCCAGAAAAGTTCTTCCTGAAAAGAAGGATACTATACCTTTACTTAATCCCATAGAGCCACAAAAGGTAGTTGCAGAAAAAGATAGCATACCTAAAAAAGATActgcattaaaaaaagataCTTTATCCAAAAAAGAGAGTGTGGctcagaaaaataatttatccaaAAAGGATAACGTACCAAAAAAAGTTGAAGTCTCCGAAGTAGATGTTCCACCAGAAAAAGATATAGCTTCCAAAGTAGATACTTCCTCTCCAATGAAAGATGACGTTTCCAAATCAGATATTTCTCCAAGAAAAGATAACCTTCCAAAGAAAAACCATATACCTAAATTGACTCCTTTGGATTCTATCAAACCAATTTCAGAGAAGAAAGCTCCCATACCTAAGCTAAATCCCTTAGTTCCTCAAAAATTGATTTCAGACAAACACTTACCAAAATTACCGAAATTAAGCCCTTTGAATTCTCCGAGGTTTatgattggaaaaaataaaaataatcccaAGCTAGATTCTTCACAAAAATCGAATAAGTACGAGGGTATGCCAAAATTGACGCCTATCATAAAAAACCCCGAAATTGTTCAACAAACGTTTAGTCAACCATCAGCCAGAACAATTAAAATTGTGCAGGATGAAACGCTTTTAGAAAACGAAAACGAAGCATTTCGAAAACCAGTCTCAATGAAGCTTAAACGCATTAAAAATAGAATTCAAGCAATCAGTAATGCTAGAAAACTAGCCAAAGGTATTACTGGAG AGAGTTTGCCTTCCACTGAAGAAGATATGGGCTCTTCCGATGACGCGATGCTTGAAG AAAATTCAACGTCAACAAAGCGTATGCGCCGACATTTGATTCCCAGTCCTAGCACGGCTGAGGGACAGGCATCCACGCCTGAATCTACAGCCATTCTAAGCAAGATTCGCACTGGAAAACCAACTAAG CATGAGATGCAGTGCTTATGCGAGATGCGGTCGCAGTTATTCGTGACAATCACAAGCACCGAATCGCCGTTGTACTGTACAGCCATGGACTCCATCGATAATCAAATCGTAGGCTGCTGTAACGAAGTCGATCACGACGATGTGGCCATGCGTAGGCCCAGCGCCCGGATACCCTACATCATTCTCTGTCGCAAGCACAAGGAGAGATTGATAAGACACAACTGTTGCCCGACATGTGGACTGTTTTGCTCCCAGGGCAAATTCGTGCACTGTTCGAACGGACATCAGTATCACCGCGACTGCGAGATGTATTACGAAAAGAAACCCCTGTGTCCGCACTGCGGTAGTTATGGTCTATCTTTCGACGTTATCATTACCATGGCGGGAAAACGCAAACCCGTTCAGCCTCCACTGCGTAAAGAGTTTCCAAAGGAACCTTCTGCTAAAATAAGTTTGCCCGGATCAGGCGATAATACGAAGCTTGCCGAGCAGCAACCTGTACAGAAGAAATCGGATGAACCTCTTATCAACCCTGAACTCGTTCACATTCCCGAACCGACTAATAATGCGAACGTTGAGAAACCCGAGCGGTATACATTCATAAGTTTATACAATGCTGCTAAAAACGGAGAATTGCAGAAATTAGTTAATGTTTTAG CAAATGGTTTCAATGCCAATCACACGTTTAAGGAGCAGGGCCATCGGACCGGCCTCCACGTAGCCGCCGATAAAGGCTTCTTAGCTTGCGTACACGTTCTGGTTCAAGCCGGTGCCCAAGTAGATGTTTTAGATAGAAATCAATTGTCTCCCTTGATGTTGGCTGCCGCTAACGGCAAAGCTGACGTTGTTCGGTATTTGATGAAAGTAGGCGCTGACGTAACGTTGAAGGGTGAAGATGGTATGACTGCACTGCACATGGCTGCAAAGTCTGGCCACCTGGACGTATGTCAAGTTATCTTAAGCGAGTGTAAAGTACCTAGGACTTTAGTAG ATTCAGTAGATGACGGTGGTTGGACCAGTTTAATTTGGGCTTGCGAATTCCGTCACGCGGACGTGGCACgatatttattgaataataAGTGTGATCCATTGATTAGAGATTCAGAACAAAATATTGCGCTTCATTGGAGCGCCTTCAGCGGTAGTTCTGATATAACGGAGCTACTTCTTAACTTAGGCTGTGATGTGAATGCGGTTAATGTTCATGGCGACACTCCACT ACACATAGCATCACGACAAGATCAATATGCCGTGAGCGTTTTACTGCTGTCAAGAGGTGCCAAAGTCGGAGAAGTGAACGCTATGGGTGAAACAGCCATAGATTGTTGCGGTGGGACTGGAGATACTTTGAATGCACTCCAGTTGAATTTCAAAGTTAATCAGCGAGCCGAACATATGTTGGAAAAGACCatcaaaatattaacaaa CGATATTTCTCGAGGAAAAGAGTCAAATCCTGTCCAATGTGTGAATGGCTTCGACTCAGAAGATAAGCCCACCGATTTTGTTTATGTAACGGAAAGCTGTTTTACAAGTAAAGTAAATGTTGATCGTACCATCACGTCTTTGCAATCCTGTCGTTGCGAAGACAATTGTAGCTCCGACAAATGTCTATGCGGTAATATTAGTTTACGCTGCTGGTATGATGATGAAGGAAAACTTGTACCTGAATTTAATTATGCTG ATCCACCCATGCTGTTCGAGTGTAATCCAGCTTGTGATTGTAACAAGATAACGTGTAATAATCGTGTTGTACAGCATGGTTTGACTCAACGATTTCAGTTGTTTAGAACAGAAGGAAAAGGTTGGGGCATAAGAACCCTTCGTCACATCTCGAAAGGAAGTTACGTTTGCGAATATGTAGGTGAAATAATTTCTGATTCTGAAGCAGACCAACGAGAAGACGACTCATATCTATTTGATTTAGATAATAGG GATGGAGAAACGTATTGCATCGATGCAAGACGCTATGGAAATTTAGCCCGCTTTATCAATCATTCTTGCGCTCCAAATTTGTTACCAGTGCGAGTTTTCATTGAACACCAGGATCTACACTTTCCACGAATAGCGTTTTTTGCTAATAGAGATATAGATGCAGATGAAGAGTTAGG cTTTGACTATGGCGAGAAATTTTGGATAATAAAGTGCAAATCTTTTACGTGCACCTGTGGTGCAGAAATCTGCAAATATTCTGATAAAACAATACAGACGACACTCGATAATTATCGCAAAAAAGTGCAAGCAGAAGAAATTCGAGTTGCACAACAGGCAGCCGCGAAGGTGTAA
- the LOC100121084 gene encoding histone-lysine N-methyltransferase EHMT2 isoform X2 encodes MSESDCMDTSSAVGSQKEDTEDEDMSSKSKLSIQQILEGMTNEFNNTPRKIQRSVVQVRKPEKPQPKVVEDSAKVIKVNKSLNNVQEEVKIVKENVPQKKVEKSPAKSEEPQKQEATNKSRIVLTFRTIDENTGQGKKTKISSCPSNLSLVPDELINCNQIGGVSVKIENFDEICDSVNKSDKEDSQKQSPGKNVKSPTASKEKKNEQNNLEKNVLEKEKPSPETEKSNSETVVENRKNGGDSVADKPPMESETITPVTRKARQKRLRELSVEPELKRSARRLSKESSKTTVLESAMARKEKFNYTEESTKRKYSKPGRPRKVLPEKKDTIPLLNPIEPQKVVAEKDSIPKKDTALKKDTLSKKESVAQKNNLSKKDNVPKKVEVSEVDVPPEKDIASKVDTSSPMKDDVSKSDISPRKDNLPKKNHIPKLTPLDSIKPISEKKAPIPKLNPLVPQKLISDKHLPKLPKLSPLNSPRFMIGKNKNNPKLDSSQKSNKYEGMPKLTPIIKNPEIVQQTFSQPSARTIKIVQDETLLENENEAFRKPVSMKLKRIKNRIQAISNARKLAKGITGESLPSTEEDMGSSDDAMLEENSTSTKRMRRHLIPSPSTAEGQASTPESTAILSKIRTGKPTKHEMQCLCEMRSQLFVTITSTESPLYCTAMDSIDNQIVGCCNEVDHDDVAMRRPSARIPYIILCRKHKERLIRHNCCPTCGLFCSQGKFVHCSNGHQYHRDCEMYYEKKPLCPHCGSYGLSFDVIITMAGKRKPVQPPLRKEFPKEPSAKISLPGSGDNTKLAEQQPVQKKSDEPLINPELVHIPEPTNNANVEKPERYTFISLYNAAKNGELQKLVNVLANGFNANHTFKEQGHRTGLHVAADKGFLACVHVLVQAGAQVDVLDRNQLSPLMLAAANGKADVVRYLMKVGADVTLKGEDGMTALHMAAKSGHLDVCQVILSECKVPRTLVDSVDDGGWTSLIWACEFRHADVARYLLNNKCDPLIRDSEQNIALHWSAFSGSSDITELLLNLGCDVNAVNVHGDTPLHIASRQDQYAVSVLLLSRGAKVGEVNAMGETAIDCCGGTGDTLNALQLNFKVNQRAEHMLEKTIKILTNDISRGKESNPVQCVNGFDSEDKPTDFVYVTESCFTSKVNVDRTITSLQSCRCEDNCSSDKCLCGNISLRCWYDDEGKLVPEFNYADPPMLFECNPACDCNKITCNNRVVQHGLTQRFQLFRTEGKGWGIRTLRHISKGSYVCEYVGEIISDSEADQREDDSYLFDLDNRDGETYCIDARRYGNLARFINHSCAPNLLPVRVFIEHQDLHFPRIAFFANRDIDADEELGYVL; translated from the exons ATGTCTGAATCTGACTGCATGGATACCAGCTCAGCTGTGGGATCTCAAAAAGAAGATACTGAAGATGAAGACATGTCCAGCAAAAGCAAGCTGAGCATTCAGCAGATCCTTGAAGGCATGACAAATGAATTCAACAACACTCCAAGGAAAATTCAGAGGTCTGTAGTACAAGTGCGCAAGCCAGAAAAGCCCCAACCCAAAGTTGTTGAGGACAGTGCAAAGGTCataaaagtgaataaaagtttaaacaaCGTTCAAGAGGAGGTAAAAATTGTCAAAGAAAATGTACCGCAGAAGAAGGTTGAGAAGTCACCTGCTAAAAGTGAAGAACCGCAAAAACAAGAAGCTACCAATAAATCAAGAATTGTTTTGACATTCAGGACTATCGATGAAAATACTGGTCAGGGCAAAAAAACTAAGATCTCAAGCTGCCCATCCAATTTGTCCTTGGTACCAGATGAACTGATTAATTGTAATCAAATTGGTGGAGTGTCTgtcaaaatagaaaattttgaCGAAATTTGTGATAGTGTAAATAAATCAGATAAAGAAGACAGCCAGAAGCAGAGTCCTGGGAAAAATGTCAAATCTCCAACCGCAAgtaaagaaaagaagaacgaGCAAAATAATTTGGAGAAGAACGTTTTAGAGAAGGAAAAGCCATCGCCAGAAACTGAGAAATCGAATTCTGAAACAGTTGTTGAAAACCGAAAAAATGGAGGGGATTCAGTCGCTGATAAACCTCCAATGGAATCGGAAACAATCACACCCGTTACCAGGAAAGCCAGACAAAAGCGACTGAGAGAATTAAG tgTTGAACCAGAGTTAAAACGTTCTGCTAGACGTTTATCGAAAGAATCATCAAAAACTACAGTACTAGAAAGTGCAATGGCaaggaaagaaaaattcaattacacAGAAGAAAGCACCAAGAGAAAATACAGTAAGCCTGGAAGGCCCAGAAAAGTTCTTCCTGAAAAGAAGGATACTATACCTTTACTTAATCCCATAGAGCCACAAAAGGTAGTTGCAGAAAAAGATAGCATACCTAAAAAAGATActgcattaaaaaaagataCTTTATCCAAAAAAGAGAGTGTGGctcagaaaaataatttatccaaAAAGGATAACGTACCAAAAAAAGTTGAAGTCTCCGAAGTAGATGTTCCACCAGAAAAAGATATAGCTTCCAAAGTAGATACTTCCTCTCCAATGAAAGATGACGTTTCCAAATCAGATATTTCTCCAAGAAAAGATAACCTTCCAAAGAAAAACCATATACCTAAATTGACTCCTTTGGATTCTATCAAACCAATTTCAGAGAAGAAAGCTCCCATACCTAAGCTAAATCCCTTAGTTCCTCAAAAATTGATTTCAGACAAACACTTACCAAAATTACCGAAATTAAGCCCTTTGAATTCTCCGAGGTTTatgattggaaaaaataaaaataatcccaAGCTAGATTCTTCACAAAAATCGAATAAGTACGAGGGTATGCCAAAATTGACGCCTATCATAAAAAACCCCGAAATTGTTCAACAAACGTTTAGTCAACCATCAGCCAGAACAATTAAAATTGTGCAGGATGAAACGCTTTTAGAAAACGAAAACGAAGCATTTCGAAAACCAGTCTCAATGAAGCTTAAACGCATTAAAAATAGAATTCAAGCAATCAGTAATGCTAGAAAACTAGCCAAAGGTATTACTGGAG AGAGTTTGCCTTCCACTGAAGAAGATATGGGCTCTTCCGATGACGCGATGCTTGAAG AAAATTCAACGTCAACAAAGCGTATGCGCCGACATTTGATTCCCAGTCCTAGCACGGCTGAGGGACAGGCATCCACGCCTGAATCTACAGCCATTCTAAGCAAGATTCGCACTGGAAAACCAACTAAG CATGAGATGCAGTGCTTATGCGAGATGCGGTCGCAGTTATTCGTGACAATCACAAGCACCGAATCGCCGTTGTACTGTACAGCCATGGACTCCATCGATAATCAAATCGTAGGCTGCTGTAACGAAGTCGATCACGACGATGTGGCCATGCGTAGGCCCAGCGCCCGGATACCCTACATCATTCTCTGTCGCAAGCACAAGGAGAGATTGATAAGACACAACTGTTGCCCGACATGTGGACTGTTTTGCTCCCAGGGCAAATTCGTGCACTGTTCGAACGGACATCAGTATCACCGCGACTGCGAGATGTATTACGAAAAGAAACCCCTGTGTCCGCACTGCGGTAGTTATGGTCTATCTTTCGACGTTATCATTACCATGGCGGGAAAACGCAAACCCGTTCAGCCTCCACTGCGTAAAGAGTTTCCAAAGGAACCTTCTGCTAAAATAAGTTTGCCCGGATCAGGCGATAATACGAAGCTTGCCGAGCAGCAACCTGTACAGAAGAAATCGGATGAACCTCTTATCAACCCTGAACTCGTTCACATTCCCGAACCGACTAATAATGCGAACGTTGAGAAACCCGAGCGGTATACATTCATAAGTTTATACAATGCTGCTAAAAACGGAGAATTGCAGAAATTAGTTAATGTTTTAG CAAATGGTTTCAATGCCAATCACACGTTTAAGGAGCAGGGCCATCGGACCGGCCTCCACGTAGCCGCCGATAAAGGCTTCTTAGCTTGCGTACACGTTCTGGTTCAAGCCGGTGCCCAAGTAGATGTTTTAGATAGAAATCAATTGTCTCCCTTGATGTTGGCTGCCGCTAACGGCAAAGCTGACGTTGTTCGGTATTTGATGAAAGTAGGCGCTGACGTAACGTTGAAGGGTGAAGATGGTATGACTGCACTGCACATGGCTGCAAAGTCTGGCCACCTGGACGTATGTCAAGTTATCTTAAGCGAGTGTAAAGTACCTAGGACTTTAGTAG ATTCAGTAGATGACGGTGGTTGGACCAGTTTAATTTGGGCTTGCGAATTCCGTCACGCGGACGTGGCACgatatttattgaataataAGTGTGATCCATTGATTAGAGATTCAGAACAAAATATTGCGCTTCATTGGAGCGCCTTCAGCGGTAGTTCTGATATAACGGAGCTACTTCTTAACTTAGGCTGTGATGTGAATGCGGTTAATGTTCATGGCGACACTCCACT ACACATAGCATCACGACAAGATCAATATGCCGTGAGCGTTTTACTGCTGTCAAGAGGTGCCAAAGTCGGAGAAGTGAACGCTATGGGTGAAACAGCCATAGATTGTTGCGGTGGGACTGGAGATACTTTGAATGCACTCCAGTTGAATTTCAAAGTTAATCAGCGAGCCGAACATATGTTGGAAAAGACCatcaaaatattaacaaa CGATATTTCTCGAGGAAAAGAGTCAAATCCTGTCCAATGTGTGAATGGCTTCGACTCAGAAGATAAGCCCACCGATTTTGTTTATGTAACGGAAAGCTGTTTTACAAGTAAAGTAAATGTTGATCGTACCATCACGTCTTTGCAATCCTGTCGTTGCGAAGACAATTGTAGCTCCGACAAATGTCTATGCGGTAATATTAGTTTACGCTGCTGGTATGATGATGAAGGAAAACTTGTACCTGAATTTAATTATGCTG ATCCACCCATGCTGTTCGAGTGTAATCCAGCTTGTGATTGTAACAAGATAACGTGTAATAATCGTGTTGTACAGCATGGTTTGACTCAACGATTTCAGTTGTTTAGAACAGAAGGAAAAGGTTGGGGCATAAGAACCCTTCGTCACATCTCGAAAGGAAGTTACGTTTGCGAATATGTAGGTGAAATAATTTCTGATTCTGAAGCAGACCAACGAGAAGACGACTCATATCTATTTGATTTAGATAATAGG GATGGAGAAACGTATTGCATCGATGCAAGACGCTATGGAAATTTAGCCCGCTTTATCAATCATTCTTGCGCTCCAAATTTGTTACCAGTGCGAGTTTTCATTGAACACCAGGATCTACACTTTCCACGAATAGCGTTTTTTGCTAATAGAGATATAGATGCAGATGAAGAGTTAGGGTATGTG cTTTGA